GCTCACGAATGTTTCTGAGGTAATTATCAATCCTGCCATTATTTATTCATTCTCATGAGACCTTAAAGATGAGGATCGATCATATTTGTTTCTGTGGTTCACTCCTTTTGGGATGATCATCAGATTGGTTTCCATgggttggtttgattttctttgGGTGCTTTGTGTACGTGGTGGACATGCAGAGGTGGTAGGGTTTACAAGAAGGATATCATGGGAATCCATTATCCAATAGGTTTTTGAAGGAGTAAGTCCAATAGGAGTATAGAGTTTTGTTGTAATgattaaagaagagaaagcagACTTGTAGCTTTCCAAGAAGTACtcaagtaagagagagagagagagagagatgatcaTCCTCACTTGGTTGGTTCCCTTCTGTTATATATAGCCTGTATTTTGTTGGTATTGGGTTAATGGGTCCAGTAAAGATAGATTTTTTATAGGGTGTtccagctctctctctctctctctcttccttaggACATGATTGTAGATACAACAGGTTAAAGCTACGTATGGCCCAGATCTACAATGATGATGTTAATTTTAGACAAAGTTTATGCTCAGGAGAATGATGCGGATGAGCATTTTGAAGGCTTCACTTACCTCTAAATGCCTTGAGAGGATAGTCTCAAGTGAAATAGGGACCCAGGAGAAGAATCTCATATATTAATTGTTCTCATAGAGTGCACAATATATAGATTCAATTGCATATTCTGCAAAGACAGTGATGATGGAAATTGATTTTAAGTGATTAGGAGTGAGTTTTGTGAAGGAAGAATCCTTACCATGATCATCGGCACCATTAGATGACCAGGGTGGGAGTTCTTTAACAGGGTCGGAGTTTGTTGATGGGATAAGAGTCTCAGTGTATGGTCACATCTGGAGTGGGTTGGGGATTTTTACTCTCCACTTGTGAAGGAAAAATTTTGCCCaattaatattcaaaaacaagGTAAGTAaatgtttacaaaaaaaaaaaaaaaaaggaaaaagtaatGCAACAATCAAGACATTTTATCTGACAGATTGTCAAGGTCGGTAAttgaataataaattatttagggttattgtgaaataaatattattttttttcctgataaAAATGATTTGTTTTATCTGTTCTTTCTACTGATTATTTTGAGACAATTCCTTGTGTATGCCTATAAATTACTTACAACATATATTAATAAGTATAATGCAGTTTCATGGTGAGAAAACTTGATATTCTCTAATTTATTGTCCGAGTATAGATTCCTCACCCACTTTAtcttccaaattttgaaatgtattAAGAAATGACAAGAAGTAATCTAGTGAACTTATTATAAATCCATTTTTGaggtaagggggggggggggtgtggggtggTCCATAGAATTAGGGACAGATGCAAAAGGAAATGTGTCCAATTATTGTAGGACAAAGGATTCAAGAGAGTTAAATTTGgttgttttatttattgtgcTTACTAAAGTAGGTTTGCTTACTGGAGTTATATTCTCTATTTTCATGATATTTGTTTGGAGTTTCAATCAAGAAATATAAATAATCTCATAAGAACATGTTCATCTGACTAGATTTGACTGCATGCCTTGAGCTCAATCTTTTCTCCTTGGGTTAAATATTTGCTTTATGTTTTCCTCAATtatgaatcaattcaattacTAGAATAGCCAGTCTACCTTATCTTTCTGCTTCTTCTGGGCACCCATGACAACTAAGCCTATGAACAAGAAATGAGTAGCCTAAGTGCACTTGCAGGAACTAATGTTGTGTCTTACTGTATCTACATTAACCTCTTATTAGCATAGACGAAATCTGGTGACCAATACCATTGTTCCAAGTTTCCAATATTGTTTACTCTCTCCATCTATGTTGCTTCTGTTAGAGTATCTGTTCTTAgttgaaatatttcttttgttctttcttcaaaCAACTTGTTGCCACCAAGTTTTTGACATTTGATTTTTTGTAAGCGTGTATTACTTTTGTCACATTGCAGCTCTTATGGGGCTGGAATTTTGTGAATAGGTAGAGCCCAAGGACCCCCTGCTGGTATGTAAAGTTTCAACCCAATCAGAGTTCGCCACATGACAATACAAACCATGAAGAGTTATAGGAGCACAATGAGGGTGTTGGGGGGGGGTTTATTGAAGGGGtgtatggacatacatgggagggaATACCATTAAAAATATGGAAGGGTTaataattgaatttgaggctaaaatttgacacatggctaatTCAGACCACTCCCGTGATATTCAGTAGTTGGATATGCAACATCACTCCCACATGGCTGAATGACTGGCATGGTCACAATACTTTTGTCACTGTACATGGTGGCAACAAGTTTTTGCCTTGTTTTCTgtagggggttttttttttttttttttttttttttggggggcggGGTGTTAATTGCCCGTCGTTTCATGGAGAGAGAGGATAACAAAAAGTGAGATTTTATCAAAGGGTTAATTTGATCACGTTCTTCCATTTTCTCGAGTTACAACGCCAATTGTTTGTAAGATTGCTTAATTGAACTTTCCTTCTTTCCAGGATATGATCTTGAGAAGGATCCATCTTTTCCTAGACCAATTTTCACTTAGCTGACACATGATTGTGTTTAAATTTTAGTGGATTTGGCTACAATTCATATTCTTTATCAGCTTTTCCTTTCGTTTCTAGTGTCTCTTTGTTTCCTCATACACATCTCATCAGTGTATAGATAATAGTGCCAGAGGTGAAGTAATAAAAGTATATCAAGATTGTCTGGTCAACAGATAATTTTCTTAACTCCATAACTTCAGTGAACTATTAAGTGGAGACTATATAAGGTAAAGATACAAAATAGACTGATAGTAGTTACCTATCAAAGTTCAGGAGCAATTGAAAAGTAACCTGAGATGTACAAAGTGCCTGAGTGCTACATTGGGAGAGTTTTTATCATAAACAGAAGTGGAGAAATTCTCATATTGATAAATGGAGAGCTCAttttattattgaaaaattgaaacttttgtTAATATGGATCGTAATCTGCTTTGTTTTAAGGACAGAGAGTCCCATATTGATCCTAACCTGAAGTGCTGATATTGTCATTTACTTTCTAAATTGGTCTGTTACTCTAGCGAAACCTGTTTGATTTTAGGCCTAAGAAGGATGAAGGCATCCTCTCGTGCGCCAGACTTTCAGAAATCAAAGTTTATCATAACCTTAACATTTCTTGTGATTTGTATCAAGGCATAGACCCAGGTTCCTTAACTGAATTGGTTCATGGGGGCAGGATTGTAGAATGGTATGTCTCtagaaattgatttttttgaatAAGCCCAAAAATACTAAATTCTTAGCTTTTGATTTACAAGAGGATTTCTGTATATCTATTTTTTTGGCTGTTCTAATTGTTTGCTTAAACAACTATGTTCTGGCATCTAGAGCAGAGGCATTACATATCATCATATGAACAGAGTAATTTGTTGAATCTCAGAATACTCCTACTCCTATTTGTTGCAGCTGACTCTTTTAATATGTTAATGACAGATTGATATTTCATGCATGGGACAGCCATTGTTGCATTCGCAGACGCTTAAGTATGTGCGAGATGTCATATGGCGTCCTAGACTGGCTGAATCTCTAAATGCAGTTGCATCCAGGAACACTGCCTCTTTAAATCATTTGATGCCGTTGCATTATGGGAAGCACTGTCTGTGCTAGCTCCttcaattcccccccccccaattcacCTCTCTGTGTGTGTCAATCATCTTGATGACTAACGGATCGAGGACGCTCATCTTTTCCTGTATTGTCTATTGCAAACTCTTGCATTTCTGTACAACGAGACATACCCTTACATGAAAAAGCTTGAAACATTCTTCTGTGTTTCGTTcctgtaattttttttaccaGGAATACATTCTCATGTGTGCGCAACTTTTTGAGTCATGTGGATGGTTGTTGGAGGCTCTAATTTAATTGAAAATTAGATGGCTAATCATAACTTTAATGTTTTTTGTAGTCATTTCGTACCGGTGAAGATGATCCAGTAAATACTCTACGTTGATGAGTGTATGGGTATTTACTCTTGATTAGATTAAATGAGTATTTGTGGGATATTCTTTGGGATATCTAAAAACAGTATAAGATTGCTTCTCTTATCAAGATGTTCAGAGTCATCATATTGTATGATGTGGTAGAAAGACTAAATCAGATATTGTGCGACAAGGTTCAAGGGTTGTTTTTATTGGCATTGTGCTTTTGACATAACAGTGATTATTCTAAATAAGGATCCAACTAAATTTGTACCTAAGGAGCATTTTGAATGTTGGAATGGAGGCGAAAGCCGGCCTATTCCGTGATTTCTTAAGGTATAGAGACTGCATAACTTACATGCGAAGGTGGTTGACAAATGAGATGAAATTTAGATTACGAAGTAAAAAATATTGTATCATATCATGATGAGATTCTAAGGATATAGAAGAGTTCTATGTGTATCGTTTGGTTCAATGTTTGTGACTCCAAATTTTGTTGAACATCCTTGAATGCCTCAAAGTAGTAATCGTTATCCCCTTCAATTCGCTGCCCATTTCAATTTCTCCAATTCTtcacatgggggtggaaatgaccattctaccccttaCCTGAAAACACTACCCAAGGTGgtgtccactcccccctattagaggaattggaggtgcctgCGGATTGGAGGGGGATAATTATTCCTCAAAGTAGTGGGAGGATGATAAAACCTCTTACATGTTATACCTTCTTTGTGTAGGAAGATGACTATGTAGAAGAGTTCCACAAATGTGTCTGGTTCTTTAGATTAGACAGCTTTCCATTGAGGTAGTAGAGAATGTAAACATaggaaatgataaaaaaaaattaacgcTTTTGAATGATCTCTTTACATTGAGACCAAGTATGAATTTTAATTGATCCACTATGAGGTGTAAGCCCATCAGATGTAACTGGATTTGTAAAAGGACGAAAGACAAGgttggaagaagagggaaattcAAAGCACGACTGTTGACCAAGGTTACACCCTAGATGAGGGATGAATTGTGCGAGCTATTAAGATCTAATTTCAATGTCAtggtgatgaggcataaaacaccccaccaatcagaggctgccatgtggccgacctgacctcagtccgagaaccgaattGAGTCGAGCTGGAGACCGGGCCGACCCGATCTTCGATAAGTCACCTAACAGAGCCAGACTCGCACAAgttagccggtggctgaggccgagctccgAGCCGAGTTCACACAGGTCAACTGTAAACTGCTGGCCGAGCTGactgccgagaccaacctctcgggccgacctcccaggccgaggtgactgccaaggccgacctcccaggccgagccctcctaCACGgaagctaccatagcgccccaccggggatcgtgGGGTCACGTCAGCGTATCTCGAGAATCGcgggataagaatcgagtcacgatCCCAGCGCGATACGAagtcacactctacatggactcttaccttaataagagcccggccccaaaaatagctctccacttcgCTCCACACGAGAAAACCTTctgaaagaaggactcctaccatactagggctctcccaaccgcctcatctcatcttcactttataaatacccaggtatggagtaTCATTCCCCATCTTGCTTTCACTAcacagttacgctgttgcattggagacctgacttgagtgtcggagagtccttggccggagccacaccggctctcttgtgttcatcgcttggtttttgcaggctcatccgtggccGAACcgagcatcggaggttttcacccgcaacagatttggcgccgtctgtgggaacgacatcagcaggTCATCGTCGTTTTTACCAACTTTAAGAGCAAcgataatggtgcacacgagatcagggcagcatggctcgacttcccatGCAGACGAGCCACAACCCGTTGTGCAGGCAAGGAGATCACCCCTCCCTGAAGCTTCGCGGCAGGGTGtgaacagaagaccccctcgggcagtgggtgcgcagcccatcacgggcaccacgatcaatcccattcccccaccagagggtgggaatgggggaggtgtgcTAGCCACAGCCGCGATCGAtcgggtacaggccgagccaaacTTGAGTGGGCTGGGCCTACCAGCGCCGCCCTtaccggagagtttggaccccgaagccccggtaaataatcgacaagttatggacttgcaactgcagatgctccacaccaacgagatgctgcgtaccttcatgaaccagatggcccgaggcgggctaaTGGGCCAACCACTGATCGCGCCCACTCCAGCCCCGATCCGCGCAGagagaaacttgcagcaaaatggtggccggcatAGGGCCGAGCCGCatcctcacacccgtctcgtcagaagactcctcctccGCGCCTTAGCAGAGGCGCTCAACGGGATCAGCAAGAGAATCACCAAAGCCCAAAAATAGGGCAAGAAATCGAACCAGCAggctcggtagcgaggaggtcggtattttctggatgGCTCGGAGAGGACGGGCAGCCGAGGAGAGTCCGAGAACCGGGGAACGAGCCAAATGGGAGGCGTAttgcgagacaaggagaaggatctcctCATAACCCCCGGCGTCAAagctcacctccccgagaagaacaacaaggGAGCCCCCGCGGGTCCAATTTCTaggtggaaagaagaacaaggagggATGGTGCTGACTGAGCTGATCAGAATGGTCGACCACAACGGGACGACCGAGCCTACCGACCTCGGGCTGAGGGGCCAAATGGTCGACCTAGATCGAGCGAGCAAAACAATTTGTACTGGGTGGATGAATCGAGCGGTCGAGCACCTAaaaccgagctggagaggcgactacgagacttggcggagcaagtggagggatTGAAAAAACAAGCaaccccggacgcctattcgttggtcgggcgtcacccttatcctcctgagatcatggcCGCACCACTGCCGATCGGATTCAAGCCTCCCCCCTTCGACCGCTATGATGGGACGACCGACCCAacggatcacatcaactactttaatgcgatgatgaccatgtatgggggaaccgagattgtttcttgtcgggctttccctgcatccctcaagggcgcggtgacctcatggttctcctggttgccgtcgaactccataacaagcttcgctcaactctgtcgagccttcgtcacgtgcttccagagtagtatgaaacacaagaagacaatggtcaaCCTCCTTAGCGTGAAGTAAAGGCCCGACGAggcgatccgagcattcgtctcctgCTTCAataaggaatccttagacatcaaggatttggatgaggccacggcccatacggctatgagcaacgggctcgccgacatggacctcatcaaggacttggccagGAAGCCAACcaaaaacctggccgagctcttgcagaggtgtaatgaatttgtaaaaaTGACCGAGGTTCTCCAGGCCCGGAAGGGAAACAAGGCCGAGCCaataagaaaaggccgacaaccgATGATCGCAAGGAAGATAAACGACCCAGGATGGATCACCGAGCTGAGAGATCGGATCtagctcggagccccgattacaccccgttgaatacctcgcgcaaggagattttgatgcaaatacaagacggTGGGTACATCCGTCGGCCCCGACctatgcaagcggggtcatctcggaatcccaacaaatattatCAATTCTACAAGGACACCGGCcatgacaccgaggattgttatcagctgaaaagagaaatcgaagagctgatgaAAGTGGGCCACTTGAagagatatgtcaaaggaggctgtGAAGAGCGTGGGGGTCGGTGACCTGAAGAGTGCGATTAGAGAAGAGCCGAGCCGAGGCCCGACAATGAGGCGAATCGAGcgagatgaagataaagcccgagctgagaagaaagaggacgggtcCGGGCcaagcagtgacaagggagcgcccatatacactatcctcggagggcccgggcaagagactactcgaaaggctaaggcaaacgcacTGTTCGTTGGAGTtgccgagatgcccaccaagaagctcaagccaaCGGcaacgatctccttcaccgaggccgacctcgaaggtataagtttacctcatgacgatgctttagtggtgcaggtagaaattgcgaagagacccgtccaccgtgtattggtcgataccggcgcatccgtggaccttatgtcactagacgcataccgacaatttggcttcggcgatgaaGCGGTCAAGCCggaaggcacctcacttcacgaGTTCTCGAGAGCtgccgcgaccatcaagggctcaatggACCTGTtggtcaaattcatggtagtacggtcggtactggctttcaacgccatactcggccatCCTTCATTGatcgctctccaagccatcatctccccgatgcacttaaagatgaagttccccaccgagaacggtgtcagcgaggtccgaggtgaccagaagaaggcGCGGAAGTGgtatgctacttttgtcaagcaaaacaaaggcaatgtccgaggaatggcaatgtgcatcgaacacctccccgaggatcagcgggatgagctcatcgagaggagaggacgacccgtggaagacctgaccccatttcatctcagtgaagatgacccagcaaaggtggtccagctcagatcattactgaatgaagatcaaaggaatcagctcggaGCTTTCTTAAAGATGAACGCCGATATCTTTGCCTGGTCAGCTGtcgacatgtcgggcataccaaGGCATATAGCCGAGCACCAACTCCACGTAGATCCAAGCCAAAAACCAATTcgacagaagagaaggaactatgcccTTGATCGGTAAAcagcgatcaaagaagaggtggagaagcttcgccgatcagggttcatccgagaagaaaaattcctgacctggttggctaacgtcgccATGGTCCCCAAGCAGAATGGGAAGTAGAGAATGTGTgttgactacaccgacctcaacaaggcttgtccaaaagatgagtacccgctacctcgaatcgacctcttgatcgacgccatggcaggtcacgagatgctgagttttatGGACACATATtctggctacaaccaaatcatgatgcatgaggaggacgagtcacacacggcattccgaactgaccaagaaaatttttgctacaaggtcatgccgttcggattaaAAAACgtcggagcgacataccagcggctcgtgaactatatattccgcgagcagatcgAAAGAAAtttggaagtctacgtggacgacatgttagtgaagagcttgaaggctgaacaccacttggccgacctggaagaagcctttggcgtattgaggaagaaccaaatgaagttgaaccccgccaagtgtgcattcggtgtgacctcgggaaagttcctcggcttcatggtctctgtcagaggcattgAAGCCAATCctgcaaaaatcagggtcatccaagagatgagccctccaaggacgatccgagaagtacagaggctaaacggGCGACTAGCGAcattggcacgattcatgtcgaggtcgATGACAAGTGTCTGTCGTTCTTTAAGGCTCTCAAGAACATTCGAAACCCGAAGGACTTTATCTGGACGGACGAGTGCCAGCAAGCTTTTGAAGGGCTGAAAAAATACTTGGAGAATCCGCCTCTTCTCAGTCGACCCGATCCAGAAGAGGAGCTTCAAatttacttagccgctaccccggtagcggtcagcgcggtgttggttagggaagaaagtcgaactcaaaaacccatatactacattagccacgttcttgtcgacgccgagacaagatactctgggttcgagaaagtagcattcgctcttgttacggccgcaaggaaactaaggtcgtacttccaagctcatccgatcgcggtattgatcgaccagccactcaagaagatattacacaaacccgatGTTTCGAGACgactgatcacctgggcggttgagctgagtgagtacgatataagctatcgtccgaggatgacgataaaaggacaagcccttgccgacttcatcgccgaatgcacaggGGCTGACCTTGAAGTCGGTGAAAAAAGACAGTAGAAGATGGTGGGGCTACGACTGACACGACCtagaccatgaatgtcgacggctcaagcaactccggaggaaTCGGGCCGGCCTGATCCTAATGAGCCCCGAggggtttctgatccaatacgccctgaggttcaagttttccacctcgaacaatgaggccgagtatgaagccctcctagccggacttcgagtcagcaaggcAATGGgcgtaaagcggttgaaggtgcgaggagactcccaactcatggtcaaccaggtcaatggagactatgaggcgaaggacgaaaggatgatagcttacctgagccgagcacgagatctgatttccgaactcgagcactttgaggtgactcgaataccgagaaaagagaatgccgcggctgactctttgtcaaagttggccgaggccgacctccaatatctgagccggtcagtgtacatagagattttggagaagccatccttacaaaaagaaagcataaagcacattaaagaggacgggccgacctggttggaccccattgtcaactacttggagaatgacctgctcccggagaactgagacgaagcaagaaaggtcaagatccgagctgccaagtacaccatgatcgacggagtgctctacaaaagagcaatctcggcccccCTTCTCTGATGCCTTGGACCGAAGGGAGCCAAGTATGCcttagccgaggtgcatgagggaatatgcgggagtcacatgggtggccgagctctcgcatacaagatacttcagCAAGGATTTTATTAGcaaagaatgcaagaagaggccatgaggtatgtgaagacgtgcgagaagtgccaGCTGTTTGCACCAATCCTGAGCCGACCAGTAACAAAGCTGACCTcgatgctgagcccaatccctttcgccatgtggggaatggatattcttGGAGATTTCACCTCAGCATCGGGAAACAAAAAATAcgtggtagtggcgatcgattacttcactaaatgggtcgaggccgagccccttgcaaccatcaccgagaagaacatggagaaatccttccgagataaggtcatctaccggtttggGCTAtcgaaagtgctcatcacagataatggcacgcAATTCAATAACCtggccttccgagagttctgcgaacacttctacattaACTTTTGacccgtctcagtagctcatccacaagcaaatggacaagtagaagtgtccaaccgaacattactcgccagcattaagagaaggttagatgaggccaaaggaagatgggtggaagagctcccaagtgtcctatgggcatataggacgacagtaagaacaccaactggggagagcccttttcgcctcgcttatgggaccgaagccctcgccccggtcaaaattatggcatcgtcgtactgagtgctcaacttcgatgagaataATTATGAAGATGGGCtaagagccaaccttgacttcctcgacgaagttcaaaaaaatgccctactccggaacacggcataccaacagaggacgacAAAGCTTAGTgcatcccagccaaggcagcaaggaaagttagcaccaaactggaaaggcccgtacatagtctccaagcaaattcgccccgggacgtatcgcttgcagacttcGGGGGGCAAGAaagtaccgagaccttggaactcaaaaaatttgaagaaattttttcaataactgagcatgcttgtattagGCTTCAGccccgacatttgattcaattaaataaagtctttctccaccacttaacgtattggcaagctcctaaatcaaagtcgtaagaccggtcctcatagacctggccgacctcgaagaccgaccctcataggttggtaaccaagtcgtaagaccgatcctcatagacctgaccGGCCTCAAAGACCGCCTCTCATAAGCCGGCAACCAGgtcataagatcggtcctcatagacctggctgacctcaaagaccggccctcataggacgtcaaccaagtcgtaagaccagtcctcatagacctggccgacctcgaagaccgaccctcataggtcagcaaccaagtcgtaagaccggtcctcatagacctgaccgacctctcaagagcaaACTCCCCCCTTGGCCGagcctaggggtgtcaatacccaacccgaatcGATGAAACCGGCCCAAACCAACCCgaacgagcccggaccacaccagaccgaactcttaatggttcggttcggtttgtcGATCTAgaaaggcaaacggtttggtttggtttggtttgggctagccagCCGGTGCACCGatagcccgaaccgttaggcccgaacccaattcaaaccgacctaacccgataaatgagtaaatcagtaaatgcctaatgccccattgccccctaaatgtgttgtgatagtttctcattttatctcatatcctttgttagtgattacccaaccaattgtatccataggccataggatataggatacaaagatgcattgtatttgaaatattttatgtacttaaaagagaaagagaagaaaaattatcactaaccggaccttacaagttatataaaaccggtaccaaaccaaatccaaaccgatatcaacctgttatcataaaccgaaactgaCACGAAACCAAACTGCACCGAAAtcgaatatttcttaatggtttggtttcggtttctataaaagtcacaccgaaaccgaaaagctCGAACCGAAATCGGCCCGAACCGGCCCGTTGAGACACCtagccgagcctaacaaagtttgaaactaagctaaggcattacgctcggccaggaaggctgCTCGGCCATGCGTCCACTTATATAATAGCCGGTCCGACTGGACCAATGGGAATGGCGAAGTAACTAACCAAAGCGAAAATCACCttgacctcgggcatggcatggccgaacCGACGACCACGGGAAGCATGGGTAAAAAATAGATAAGTCCCTAAGCTCGGCTGGCGGAATGGGTCGTCAGTTCGGCCACAACCTCAAatggaacaacatacacaaAGAAAGGAAGGCTAAGAATGCCCagctaaaacacttggacaaattctTGCAAAAATAGATCTTTTATTCAGTACAGGCCAACCgctcggcatggttacaatGAGGGCCATTCgacccctaaaaaaaaaaaaaaaaaaacaaacaaacaaatttttacatctcaatctcctcggcgggggacttggaggcgacctcggcAACATCCGCGGTGATAGGCTCGGCAAGGGGGTCTTGGGGTTCAGCGTCAAGGGTAAAGATGTCGGCCTGCGTAGGTTCCTCAAtgggcagagcctgggtgacctcggctccctcctcatctcccaactcccctGCAAAAGTAGTCGCGTCGTCGTCaaaatgagagagattgagatcgggatagacctccttgatctcggccaagagatcagcccggcctgcctcaaaaccttTGGCatagggaggcttcctgatctcatggcacacatcagcgtactccttcgattggagatagtcgttGATCGCCTCGTCCGGAGCCAGGGCCAggtcttccttggccttctccctcgcCTAGATGAGTTGAGCCTGCAGAGCCCAGACCTTCTC
The nucleotide sequence above comes from Telopea speciosissima isolate NSW1024214 ecotype Mountain lineage chromosome 3, Tspe_v1, whole genome shotgun sequence. Encoded proteins:
- the LOC122656866 gene encoding protein LAX PANICLE 2-like, producing the protein MAYIRVKEENVTVLIVKKYLVTKLELTNVSEIDISCMGQPLLHSQTLKYVRDVIWRPRLAESLNAVASRNTASLNHLMPLHYGKHCLC